The segment TTTTGAACTTCTGCCTCAAGGACATGTAAAGcaacatttaattattttaaatgttgatcctgaaaaatgaaaaagcaaacattaaagttccggggctgggggctggggcatTGCGACACTGCGGGGAAACAAAGCCATTGTGCGTATGTGCGCAGCGTCTGGCCAGTGGCGCATGCGCAGACTTTCCTCAACGGTTCCTAGGCCAGTTAAGGGTCCCTGAGGACGTTGAGCTTCTTGCTCTTTGGCAGCCGACTAGACTAGCCTGCAGCCATGGCCTTGGCTAGAGATGCCAAGCTGGAGTCAGACACCTTTCAGGTGCTTCAGGACTTGGCCAATCGCCTGCGAATCCACTCAATCAGGGCCACGTGTGCCTGCAGCTCCGGACATCCCACATCGTGCTGTAGTGCGGCTGAGATCATGGCTGTGCTCTTCTTCCATACCATGAGGTACAAACAGGCCGACCCAGAACACCCTGACAATGACCGCTTTGTCCTCTCCAAGGGCCACGCGGCGCCCATCCTCTATGCGGTTTGGGTGGAGGTGGGCTGTATCTGTGAATCGGACTTGCTGAACTTGCGAAAAATTCACTGCGACCTGGAGGGACATCCCACCCCTCGGCTATCGTTTGTTGATGTAGCAACAGGGTCCCTTGGGCAAGGGTTGGGTGCTGCCTGTGGAATGGCTTACACCGGCAAGTACTTTGACAAGGCCAGTTACCGCGTGTTCTGCCTCATGGGGGACGGCGAGTCCTCCGAAGGCTCTGTCTGGGAGGCCTTGGCCTTTGCTTCCCACTATAACCTGGACAATCTCGTGGCAATCTTTGATGTGAACCGTTTGGGACAAAGCGGCACAGCACCCCTAGAGCACTGTACAGCCATCTACGAGAAGCGCTGCCAGGCATTTGGTGGAATACTTACGTGGTGGATGGTCACGATGTTGAAGCTCTTTGCCAGGCCTTTTGGAAAGCAGCTCAAGTCAAGAACAAGCCTACTGCCCTGATTGCCAAGACCTTCAAAGGTAGAGGTATTCCGAATGTCGAGGATGCGGAAAATTGGCATGGAAAGCCTATGCCGAAAGACAGAGCTGACGGAATTGTCAAATTAATTGAAAGTCAGATACAGACAAACCGAAATCTCACACCAAAGCCCCCTGTTGAAGACTCACCCCGGATCAGCATGTCCAATACAAAAATGACGTCTCTGCCGGCTTACAAACTGGGAGACATGATAGCAACTCGAGAAGCATACGGCTTGGCTCTGGCAAAATTGGGCCACTCTAACCAAAGAGTTATTGTTCTAGATGGCGACACAAAAAACTCTACCTTTTCGGAGGTATTCAAGAAAGAGCACCCTGAGCGTTTCATAGAGTGCTTTATTGCTGAGCAAAACATGGTAAGTGTGGCCCTGGGGTGTGCCACACGAGGACGAACTATTGCTTTTGTTAGTACCTTCGCTGCCTTCCTGACCCGAGCCTTCGATCAGATCCGAATGGGAGCCATCTCTCAAATCAACATCAACTTCGTTGGTTCCCACTGCGGGGTGTCTATTGGAGAAGATGGGCCTTCCCAGATGGCCCTGGAGGATCTAGCCATGTTCAGAAGCATCCCCAACTGCACCATTTTCTATCCGAGCGATGCTGTCTCTACAGAACACGCCGTTTATCTGGCAGCCAACACCAAAGGAATGTGCTTCATTCGTACCACCCGGCCAAAAACGGCAGTTATTTATACATCCGAAGAAAACTTTGTGATTGGACAAGCCAAGGTCATCCGCCAGAGTGCAGGCGACAAAGTGACAGTTATTGGAGCAGGGGTTACTCTGCATGAAGCCTTAGTAGCTGCTGATGAGCTTTCTCAACAAGGGATTTCTATTCGTGTCATTGACCCTTTCACTATCAAACCTCTGGATGCCACCACCATTATCCAAAGTGCCAAAGCCACAGCTGGGCAGATCATCACCGTGGAAGATCACTACCGAGAAGGTGGCATTGGGGAAGCTGTGTGTTCAGCTGTCTCCAGAGAGCCCGACATCGTCGTTCATCAACTTGCAGTAACAGAAGTGCCTCGAAGTGGGAACCTAGCGAACTACTGGATATGTTTGGAATCAGTGCCAGACACATTATAGCAGCTGTGAAAGATACCTTTAACAAAATGAAATAGCCCACTTCTTCAGACATCAAGGTTGTTGGGTTTGGTCTTAAACTCTGATATCATTGTGTTACATTTATGCTTGTTGTTAGAAAAAacatctcttttttatttatatatttatatatttctcttttatatatgtctatatatatatttatatatatatatatttatatatatcttatttatatataactatatttatATAGTTCTGTTTTTCAAGTATCACTATGTAGCACCTTTatttctaataagaaaaaaaacctgtgagCTAACTTTCTGTTAAATTAACAAATGTCACTCTTGTTTTTTAGTTGTTATGGTGAATTATACACTTTTAAGTTTCACAATAGACAGAAGCACTTAATTACAGAGTTTTGTGATAAGATTCTAAATAATTAACTGGGATGGGATAATGCAGATAGAACTTTtttcggttttttgtttgtttgtttgttttggtttttgttttggttttgtttgcttgtttcgaAGTTAAGGGAATGTGAATTAAATTGTTGAATTCATTAGCTGAGATTCTGAAACCAATCTGAGCACTTTTGTGATGACATTCCATGCTAGCCTTCTCTTTCCAGGTGCTGTTTGAGCCATTACTGTGGGATTTTCTCCACAGTTCTACTTTATGTCC is part of the Arvicanthis niloticus isolate mArvNil1 unplaced genomic scaffold, mArvNil1.pat.X pat_scaffold_1358_arrow_ctg1, whole genome shotgun sequence genome and harbors:
- the LOC117701564 gene encoding LOW QUALITY PROTEIN: transketolase-like protein 2 (The sequence of the model RefSeq protein was modified relative to this genomic sequence to represent the inferred CDS: inserted 2 bases in 2 codons); amino-acid sequence: MALARDAKLESDTFQVLQDLANRLRIHSIRATCACSSGHPTSCCSAAEIMAVLFFHTMRYKQADPEHPDNDRFVLSKGHAAPILYAVWVEVGCICESDLLNLRKIHCDLEGHPTPRLSFVDVATGSLGQGLGAACGMAYTGKYFDKASYRVFCLMGDGESSEGSVWEALAFASHYNLDNLVAIFDVNRLGQSGTAPLEHCTAIYEKRCQAFXWNTYVVDGHDVEALCQAFWKAAQVKNKPTALIAKTFKGRGIPNVEDAENWHGKPMPKDRADGIVKLIESQIQTNRNLTPKPPVEDSPRISMSNTKMTSLPAYKLGDMIATREAYGLALAKLGHSNQRVIVLDGDTKNSTFSEVFKKEHPERFIECFIAEQNMVSVALGCATRGRTIAFVSTFAAFLTRAFDQIRMGAISQININFVGSHCGVSIGEDGPSQMALEDLAMFRSIPNCTIFYPSDAVSTEHAVYLAANTKGMCFIRTTRPKTAVIYTSEENFVIGQAKVIRQSAGDKVTVIGAGVTLHEALVAADELSQQGISIRVIDPFTIKPLDATTIIQSAKATAGQIITVEDHYREGGIGEAVCSAVSREPDIVVHQLAVTEVPRSGXPSELLDMFGISARHIIAAVKDTFNKMK